The proteins below come from a single Candidatus Bathyarchaeota archaeon genomic window:
- a CDS encoding DUF3320 domain-containing protein, producing the protein MTEQYEPTPPSSPMKRVDDWKSRLIDLSRKNNLLYFKKAKRGNLAITAPEPQRIFEQLVNKKNRLEFFSPPQEPKAEAEEPAGQAKAKAKGKSKAKAKTAKTAKAPLQTAKVEEPKTPTANQLVCGKLTHAELERNLKALERRSLLDYRERGVRILYAAFGTLNWVDWETKEAVQSPLVLVPLELGRETIRSPYGIEVPPVEDEAVLNPALQAKLHNDFKINLPDLPEDWEEHTLAEYYGQVEEAVAEMGWKTQSTADLGLFSFQKLVIYKDLEANAPLVTQHSIIKAIAGIRDENLIVPSLPEEKDVDKVESPAKTYQVLDADSSQRLSIEYALRGQSFVMKGPPGTGKSQTIANIVAECIANGKSVLFVSDKMAALEVVYKRLSEVGLAHFCLELHSSKANKQQVVAELKRSLDENMVPRKLPSTHEFERLTEYRDGLNGYVNALHQKRPYLQRSVYEVLSIISSLERVPFVPVGLADVGTLTPQKMRELEELVSHLSKVWMVVEEPDFPWLGYRADKYNLEIRSELLTALEGISTALRELERENEDFSARLGVFPPENFTRIQWLLDVSGFLFESPMPEQAWLTSPSLDKLLAEAKAYLETTQWIERTRKSLMERYQPAIFELVLTRSQELKEALNSLSKIVGEVNVSEGELLSKREKYLAYIKATQLNARKWVETSQALAPMLGLDGHDLTVTQLRQLLRMALLCFAEDKPEPQWFEANYLEQVKETASKAKQQYLDYNLLKSRLDETYSDEFFLLPDLDELIANYSGPYQNGIKLFNSNYRSDQKRLAKLTNNGKVPDSILQDLIDARKVNKLKAKIDVSAETVRTLLGHYYHKSRTDFSGAEKALSITEEIKKLSWATQVPEQLIKLLTASASPSPMIKNLGEELKGNVEKWIGQTSELGALIPAAMPKSGESILSTPLLLLEEWAAEVEKQLTPLYNLTKDTLTVAKTEPQNYTQLIGDLKDAEEIRKKEAQIVGEKALLAEKYGRRFVELQTDWQDIVSVLEWTQKVQLAFGDIPVPEAFAEIASQGPAAAPPNRELVAKRDMALTVLSGLQTRFESEMRYQNQKLVDLDIQIIDERILALRDRVDDLQVWIDFKDAKNRFTLRGLDPFFGRLVEAKLPAADLVPLFRKSVYQEWINNLYTEDMQLGRFRRENHEQLIVDFRRLDQDLIRLTSGMVIDAANSRKPQDILIQAADAEAGILSKEAAKKRRLMPLRMLFQKIPNLLVKLKPCLLMSPLSVSQFLPPDTKFDLVLFDEASQLVPEDAIGAIYRGRTIVVAGDNKQLPPTSFFQKNLLDDTDWDELADEDVEVFDSILDECLGIGLPVKTLKWHYRSKHEALIAFSNKQFYDGTMITFPSAKADTDSLGVKLVHVPDAIYDRGGKRDNPLEAEKVADLVFEHFKNYPKKTLGVVTFSIAQMDAVEEAIDRRLEEHPEFDQFFKEDRLEGFFVKNLENVQGDERDVIFFSVGYGYDAQGQIAMNFGPLNKPGGERRLNVAVTRAREKVVLITSIKGSDIDPAAQALGVQTLRTYLDYAEHGTDWLKGKCKDGGGFESALDEDVANEIRKLGYQIVPEVGCSGYKIDIGVVDPVSKGCFLLGVECDGATYQSSSSARDRDRLREQVLRQLGWRIHRIWAPAWVARRDSEIRRLKDALEQASKQQIEKDSQKPLAAPAADVQKNQYGGIEKIGVPYKVYPLRATYNPYIKVATARATVDSKQKNEFHFPENRENQTKLLADLIENEGPVHFDYAVERLAATWGIKTVTPKISHAVKEALNNLLREQKVAIKGSFLWPTGLKQTPIRIPTQGVPESKRKAKYIAPEEAEAAMTQVAQYALGISDESLISETARVFGINHGGEDAKAVFAEVLKRLIRERKLVCKDDGVVTAA; encoded by the coding sequence ATGACTGAACAATATGAACCTACCCCTCCCTCCTCACCTATGAAGCGCGTGGACGATTGGAAATCGCGCCTCATCGATTTATCCAGAAAAAACAACCTGCTCTACTTCAAGAAAGCCAAACGCGGCAACCTCGCCATCACGGCGCCCGAGCCGCAGAGGATCTTTGAGCAGCTAGTCAACAAAAAGAACCGCCTCGAATTCTTCTCGCCCCCACAGGAACCCAAAGCGGAAGCCGAGGAACCCGCGGGTCAGGCGAAGGCTAAAGCCAAGGGCAAAAGCAAAGCCAAAGCCAAAACGGCTAAAACCGCCAAAGCCCCCCTCCAAACCGCAAAGGTGGAAGAACCCAAAACCCCCACCGCGAACCAGCTGGTCTGCGGCAAACTTACCCATGCGGAGCTGGAACGTAACCTAAAAGCGCTGGAGCGGCGTTCGCTGCTTGATTACCGCGAGCGGGGTGTGCGTATTCTCTACGCGGCGTTTGGCACCCTTAACTGGGTAGACTGGGAAACCAAGGAGGCCGTGCAGTCGCCGCTGGTGCTTGTGCCGCTGGAGCTTGGACGCGAAACGATTCGATCGCCATATGGCATCGAGGTGCCGCCTGTGGAGGATGAGGCGGTTCTGAATCCTGCCCTGCAGGCAAAGCTGCATAACGACTTCAAAATCAATCTTCCCGACTTGCCCGAGGATTGGGAGGAACATACCCTCGCCGAATACTACGGCCAAGTTGAAGAAGCCGTGGCGGAGATGGGCTGGAAAACGCAATCCACCGCTGATTTAGGCTTGTTTTCTTTCCAGAAGCTGGTTATCTACAAGGACCTTGAAGCCAACGCGCCGCTGGTCACCCAGCACTCCATAATCAAAGCCATCGCGGGCATCCGCGACGAAAACCTCATTGTTCCAAGCTTGCCTGAAGAAAAAGACGTTGACAAAGTCGAGTCACCCGCGAAAACCTATCAGGTGCTCGACGCCGACAGCAGCCAGCGCCTCAGCATCGAGTATGCGCTGCGTGGACAAAGCTTTGTGATGAAGGGTCCGCCGGGCACAGGCAAAAGCCAAACAATCGCCAACATAGTTGCGGAATGCATCGCTAACGGCAAATCCGTGCTTTTCGTCAGCGACAAAATGGCTGCACTCGAAGTCGTGTATAAGCGGCTAAGCGAAGTGGGGCTGGCGCATTTCTGCCTTGAATTACACAGCAGCAAAGCCAACAAGCAGCAGGTCGTGGCGGAGCTTAAACGCAGTTTAGACGAGAACATGGTGCCTCGCAAGTTACCCTCGACGCATGAGTTTGAGCGGCTAACTGAGTACCGCGATGGCTTAAACGGCTACGTCAATGCCCTCCATCAGAAGCGCCCCTATCTGCAGCGCAGCGTCTATGAGGTGCTCAGCATCATCTCGAGCCTTGAGCGGGTGCCTTTTGTGCCCGTGGGCTTAGCGGATGTGGGCACGCTTACGCCCCAGAAGATGCGGGAACTCGAAGAGCTTGTTTCGCATCTGAGCAAGGTCTGGATGGTTGTGGAGGAACCTGATTTTCCCTGGCTGGGCTACCGCGCAGACAAATACAACCTCGAAATCCGCAGTGAACTCCTCACCGCACTCGAAGGCATCAGCACAGCGCTGCGTGAACTGGAGAGGGAAAACGAGGATTTCTCCGCCCGACTCGGCGTGTTTCCCCCTGAGAACTTCACACGCATCCAGTGGCTGCTGGATGTAAGCGGCTTCCTATTTGAGAGTCCCATGCCCGAGCAGGCCTGGCTAACAAGCCCAAGCCTTGACAAGCTGCTAGCCGAAGCCAAGGCATACCTGGAGACTACCCAGTGGATAGAGCGGACCCGCAAGAGCCTTATGGAACGCTACCAGCCCGCCATTTTCGAGTTAGTTTTAACCCGCTCACAGGAGCTCAAGGAGGCATTAAACAGCCTCTCAAAAATCGTCGGAGAAGTCAACGTTTCCGAGGGCGAATTGCTCTCCAAACGCGAAAAATACCTGGCATACATCAAAGCAACGCAGCTTAACGCAAGGAAATGGGTGGAAACCTCTCAGGCGCTTGCGCCAATGCTGGGTTTGGATGGCCACGACTTAACTGTGACGCAGCTCCGTCAACTCTTGCGGATGGCGCTGCTTTGTTTTGCGGAGGATAAGCCTGAGCCGCAGTGGTTTGAAGCCAACTACCTAGAGCAGGTGAAGGAAACCGCCAGCAAAGCCAAGCAGCAATACCTCGACTACAACCTGCTAAAGAGCCGCCTAGACGAGACCTACAGCGACGAGTTCTTCCTGCTGCCCGACCTCGACGAGCTCATCGCCAACTACAGCGGACCCTACCAGAACGGCATAAAACTCTTCAACAGCAACTACCGCAGCGACCAAAAACGCCTCGCGAAACTAACCAACAACGGCAAAGTCCCCGACAGCATCCTCCAAGACCTCATCGACGCCCGCAAAGTAAACAAGCTTAAAGCCAAAATCGATGTCTCAGCCGAAACCGTCCGCACCCTGCTGGGCCACTACTACCATAAGAGCCGAACTGACTTTTCCGGGGCAGAAAAAGCCCTCTCCATAACTGAGGAAATCAAGAAGCTCTCGTGGGCAACTCAGGTTCCTGAGCAACTCATAAAGCTCCTCACGGCATCAGCCAGTCCCTCGCCGATGATAAAGAACCTCGGAGAGGAACTAAAAGGCAATGTGGAGAAATGGATAGGTCAAACAAGCGAGCTCGGAGCGCTTATCCCGGCGGCTATGCCTAAATCCGGCGAATCCATCCTATCGACGCCTCTTTTGCTGCTTGAGGAATGGGCCGCCGAAGTGGAGAAGCAGCTAACGCCCCTCTACAACCTCACCAAAGACACCCTCACAGTCGCCAAAACCGAGCCGCAGAACTACACGCAACTCATCGGCGACCTCAAAGACGCAGAGGAAATCCGCAAAAAAGAAGCCCAAATCGTCGGCGAAAAAGCCCTGCTGGCCGAGAAATATGGTCGACGCTTCGTGGAGTTGCAGACGGATTGGCAAGACATCGTGTCTGTGCTGGAGTGGACCCAAAAGGTGCAGCTTGCCTTCGGCGACATCCCCGTGCCCGAGGCCTTCGCGGAAATCGCATCTCAAGGCCCAGCTGCAGCGCCTCCTAACAGGGAACTGGTGGCAAAACGCGACATGGCCTTGACGGTTCTGTCTGGTTTGCAGACGCGTTTTGAATCAGAGATGCGCTACCAAAACCAGAAACTCGTCGACTTAGACATCCAAATCATCGACGAACGAATCTTGGCGCTGCGTGACCGCGTGGATGACTTGCAGGTGTGGATTGACTTTAAAGACGCTAAAAACCGCTTCACGCTGCGGGGACTCGACCCCTTCTTTGGGCGCCTAGTTGAGGCGAAGTTGCCTGCGGCGGATCTGGTGCCGCTGTTCCGCAAAAGCGTCTACCAGGAATGGATAAACAACCTCTACACTGAAGACATGCAGCTTGGCCGCTTCCGCCGAGAAAACCATGAGCAACTCATCGTGGACTTCCGCAGACTCGACCAGGACCTTATCCGCTTAACCTCCGGCATGGTTATCGACGCCGCGAACAGCCGCAAACCCCAAGACATCCTTATCCAAGCCGCCGACGCCGAAGCCGGTATCCTCAGCAAAGAAGCCGCTAAAAAACGGCGTCTCATGCCGCTACGGATGCTTTTCCAGAAAATCCCCAATTTGCTGGTTAAACTCAAGCCCTGCCTGCTCATGAGTCCCCTCTCTGTTAGCCAGTTTCTGCCGCCTGACACCAAGTTCGATCTGGTGCTCTTCGATGAAGCCTCACAGCTTGTGCCCGAGGATGCAATCGGAGCAATTTACCGGGGCAGAACCATCGTGGTTGCAGGAGACAACAAGCAGCTGCCGCCCACCTCGTTTTTCCAGAAGAACCTGCTCGATGACACCGACTGGGATGAACTCGCAGACGAGGACGTGGAGGTCTTCGACAGCATCCTTGACGAGTGCCTCGGCATAGGCTTGCCCGTTAAGACGCTGAAGTGGCATTACCGAAGCAAACACGAAGCATTGATTGCATTCTCAAACAAGCAGTTCTACGATGGCACCATGATTACGTTTCCCTCAGCCAAAGCCGACACCGACAGCTTAGGCGTCAAACTAGTCCATGTCCCCGACGCCATCTATGACCGAGGAGGCAAACGTGACAATCCCCTGGAAGCCGAAAAAGTCGCCGACCTCGTCTTTGAGCACTTCAAAAACTACCCCAAAAAAACCCTCGGCGTGGTCACCTTCAGCATCGCCCAGATGGACGCGGTGGAGGAAGCCATCGATCGCCGTCTTGAAGAGCACCCTGAATTCGACCAGTTCTTCAAAGAAGACCGCCTTGAAGGCTTCTTCGTCAAGAACCTTGAGAACGTCCAGGGTGACGAACGCGACGTCATATTCTTCAGCGTCGGCTACGGCTACGATGCACAGGGCCAAATCGCCATGAATTTTGGTCCCCTCAACAAACCCGGAGGCGAACGGCGCCTAAACGTGGCTGTGACGCGTGCCCGCGAAAAAGTTGTGCTTATCACCTCGATTAAGGGCTCAGACATTGACCCCGCCGCCCAAGCCCTAGGCGTTCAGACTCTTCGCACATACCTCGACTACGCTGAACACGGCACCGACTGGCTGAAAGGCAAATGCAAAGACGGCGGCGGCTTCGAATCCGCCCTAGACGAGGACGTGGCTAACGAAATCCGCAAACTCGGCTACCAAATCGTTCCGGAAGTTGGATGCAGCGGCTACAAAATCGACATAGGCGTTGTGGACCCAGTTAGCAAGGGCTGTTTCCTACTAGGCGTGGAATGCGACGGCGCCACCTATCAGTCCAGCAGCAGCGCACGCGACCGGGATAGACTCCGCGAGCAGGTGTTGCGGCAGCTGGGCTGGCGTATCCACCGCATCTGGGCGCCCGCGTGGGTTGCAAGACGCGACAGCGAAATCCGCCGCCTAAAAGACGCCCTTGAGCAAGCCAGCAAACAGCAAATCGAAAAGGACTCCCAAAAACCCCTCGCCGCCCCCGCCGCCGACGTCCAGAAGAACCAGTATGGCGGCATCGAGAAGATCGGTGTCCCCTACAAGGTCTATCCGCTACGCGCAACATATAACCCATACATCAAAGTTGCCACTGCCCGCGCCACCGTGGACTCGAAGCAGAAAAACGAGTTCCATTTCCCAGAGAACCGCGAAAACCAAACCAAACTGCTTGCTGACCTAATCGAAAACGAGGGGCCCGTCCACTTTGACTACGCCGTGGAACGCCTCGCTGCCACATGGGGCATAAAGACGGTTACGCCTAAAATCAGCCATGCCGTTAAAGAAGCCCTCAATAATCTTCTCCGGGAACAGAAAGTCGCCATAAAAGGAAGCTTCCTGTGGCCAACCGGACTTAAGCAGACCCCGATTCGAATCCCCACGCAGGGCGTACCCGAATCCAAACGCAAAGCCAAATACATCGCTCCTGAAGAAGCCGAAGCCGCCATGACTCAGGTGGCGCAGTACGCGCTTGGCATAAGTGATGAGTCCCTGATTTCTGAGACCGCCCGGGTGTTTGGCATAAATCATGGTGGAGAAGACGCAAAAGCGGTGTTCGCTGAAGTGCTCAAGCGATTAATTCGCGAGCGGAAGCTGGTCTGCAAAGACGACGGTGTAGTTACCGCCGCTTAA
- a CDS encoding HAD family hydrolase yields the protein MPIEAVLFDLDGTLATFNLDYKALRSEVREYLMQSGVPASVLKVNESIFDMLSKAELYFKKSSKPAGRTFSEIRQRTLSIAEKYELEAAQATGLLPGAVETLKELKKMDLKLGLCTTSSQKAANYILERFKIAEYFGVVVPREQVKRVKPDTEQFMLALKTLGVHAENTVIVGDSTVDMESAKELKAVAVGLPTGFSVPKQLMSHGANYLITSLVDLPVLIKKENKEEA from the coding sequence GTGCCCATTGAAGCAGTCCTCTTCGATTTAGACGGAACCCTAGCCACCTTTAACTTAGACTACAAAGCCCTGCGCTCTGAAGTCCGAGAGTACCTCATGCAAAGCGGCGTCCCCGCCTCAGTTCTGAAAGTCAACGAAAGCATCTTTGACATGCTCTCAAAAGCCGAGCTGTACTTCAAAAAAAGCAGCAAACCAGCCGGACGCACCTTCAGCGAAATCCGCCAGCGCACCTTGTCAATCGCGGAGAAGTACGAGTTGGAAGCAGCTCAAGCCACAGGCCTTTTGCCCGGTGCAGTTGAAACCCTAAAGGAACTCAAAAAAATGGACCTGAAGCTGGGGTTATGCACCACCAGCAGCCAGAAGGCGGCGAATTATATTCTGGAACGCTTCAAAATCGCCGAGTACTTTGGGGTTGTGGTGCCTCGCGAGCAGGTTAAACGGGTGAAACCTGACACAGAACAGTTTATGCTGGCGCTCAAAACATTGGGTGTCCACGCGGAAAACACGGTTATTGTGGGCGACAGCACCGTAGATATGGAATCCGCTAAGGAGCTAAAAGCCGTCGCAGTCGGGTTACCCACAGGTTTCTCTGTGCCCAAGCAGCTGATGAGCCACGGCGCCAACTACCTCATAACATCGCTTGTTGATTTGCCCGTTTTGATAAAGAAAGAAAACAAAGAGGAAGCTTAA
- a CDS encoding zinc-binding dehydrogenase, translated as MTAAIYHGPHSIKVEDAPEPKIKPGQTIVDFRAGSICGTDMHFYRGDWRWMRKGRIIGHDACGIRHDTGERVVMVPLVNCGHCYFCQRGLPTYCIRGKFFGLTRDGFFAERKAMLPRSLIPVPPNMSDEEAAVVEPVALALRVLDQLQPSLGDWVTVVGQGAIGLLMTQVAKLKGCRVIAVDIEDYRLELSEKYGADAAINAKKEDAAKTVRKLTRHGSDFVIEAAGTQATVEQTPFLVRKAGKVALVGESKGFLNLEDADEALFFTMYISPVEYPSAVELIARGLVDVKGLITHRFRFGEFEKALEAIEDPAERTLKVVITS; from the coding sequence TTGACAGCCGCCATCTACCATGGACCCCACAGCATCAAAGTCGAAGATGCCCCTGAACCCAAAATTAAACCAGGCCAAACCATAGTTGACTTCAGGGCAGGCAGCATCTGCGGAACCGACATGCACTTCTACCGTGGCGACTGGCGATGGATGCGCAAGGGCAGAATCATCGGGCATGACGCCTGCGGCATCCGACATGACACTGGCGAACGCGTGGTTATGGTTCCCCTCGTTAACTGCGGCCACTGCTACTTCTGCCAGCGTGGATTGCCAACCTACTGTATCCGAGGCAAATTCTTCGGGTTAACCCGCGATGGCTTCTTTGCAGAACGCAAAGCCATGCTGCCCCGCAGCCTCATTCCCGTGCCGCCAAACATGAGTGATGAAGAAGCCGCAGTAGTGGAACCTGTGGCCCTTGCCCTGCGTGTGCTGGATCAGCTGCAGCCCAGTTTGGGCGACTGGGTTACCGTGGTGGGGCAAGGCGCCATCGGCTTGCTCATGACGCAGGTAGCCAAGTTAAAGGGCTGCAGAGTCATAGCCGTCGACATCGAAGACTATCGCTTGGAGCTCTCCGAGAAATACGGCGCCGACGCCGCCATCAACGCCAAAAAGGAGGACGCAGCCAAAACTGTCCGCAAACTCACAAGACACGGCTCAGATTTCGTGATTGAAGCCGCAGGGACACAGGCAACGGTGGAGCAGACGCCTTTTCTGGTGCGTAAAGCCGGCAAAGTGGCGCTCGTGGGCGAATCGAAGGGCTTTTTGAATTTGGAGGATGCTGATGAAGCACTGTTTTTCACGATGTATATTTCGCCTGTGGAGTATCCGTCGGCGGTGGAGCTTATCGCCCGAGGACTGGTGGATGTGAAAGGGCTGATTACGCATCGCTTCAGATTTGGTGAGTTCGAGAAGGCGCTTGAGGCGATTGAAGACCCCGCGGAGAGGACACTCAAAGTGGTAATAACGTCATAA
- a CDS encoding winged helix-turn-helix domain-containing protein: MFGVNLEEYSKERLWQLLVEAVHVSVMYPTHKAYTRDTLLAEKPELSAAELAERLGLPLGEALVILDELAEAKKNSV; the protein is encoded by the coding sequence GTGTTTGGAGTGAACCTGGAGGAATACAGTAAAGAAAGGCTTTGGCAGCTGCTGGTTGAGGCTGTCCACGTATCGGTTATGTATCCAACTCATAAAGCCTACACCCGAGATACCCTGCTGGCGGAGAAACCTGAGCTTTCAGCTGCTGAGCTTGCGGAGAGGCTGGGGCTGCCGCTGGGCGAAGCATTGGTTATCCTTGATGAGTTGGCAGAGGCAAAAAAGAACTCAGTTTAA
- a CDS encoding DNA-directed RNA polymerase subunit H encodes MPKSFPVFNIFEHALVPFHEILTEKEKKELLAAFKVKPYQMPQIKSGDPAVKAIGAQPGDILKITRKSQTAGEHVTYRYVVE; translated from the coding sequence CTGCCAAAATCCTTCCCCGTCTTCAACATCTTCGAGCATGCCCTAGTGCCCTTCCACGAGATTTTAACCGAGAAAGAAAAGAAGGAACTGCTCGCAGCGTTTAAGGTCAAGCCGTATCAGATGCCCCAGATCAAATCCGGTGACCCCGCAGTGAAAGCCATCGGTGCGCAGCCAGGCGATATTCTCAAGATTACGCGCAAGAGCCAGACTGCAGGCGAACACGTCACTTACCGATACGTTGTCGAATAA
- a CDS encoding CsbD family protein, translating to MTKEEIEGKAKQAKGKMQETGGKVTGDTGTQAKGKMEQAAGKTEEEMGKLKKKLKL from the coding sequence ATGACAAAAGAGGAAATTGAAGGAAAAGCAAAACAGGCCAAAGGAAAAATGCAGGAAACAGGCGGCAAAGTCACTGGCGACACGGGAACTCAGGCGAAGGGCAAAATGGAGCAGGCTGCAGGGAAAACTGAAGAGGAAATGGGTAAGCTTAAGAAAAAACTGAAATTATAA
- a CDS encoding NADPH-dependent F420 reductase, with translation MKVGIIGKGHVGTALQKGLSRAGHQTKFGHRDPQEPVEQAAEWGEVIILAVPHGSAEQARETIKPYVDGKVVIDVMNAIGENMDLGISCTTSTAEETQKQLPKAHVVKAFNTVFAPNQATAKIGNQQLTAFIAGDDAQAKQTVMQLTRDMGFDPVDCGSLKSARYLEAMGILIINLAYKFGRGTNIGYRLLGT, from the coding sequence ATGAAGGTCGGAATCATCGGGAAAGGACATGTGGGCACTGCGCTCCAGAAGGGACTTAGCCGTGCAGGGCACCAAACCAAATTTGGTCACCGAGACCCCCAAGAGCCAGTTGAGCAAGCAGCAGAATGGGGCGAAGTCATCATCCTAGCCGTCCCCCACGGCAGCGCAGAGCAGGCAAGAGAAACCATAAAACCCTATGTTGACGGCAAAGTAGTTATCGACGTGATGAATGCAATCGGCGAGAACATGGACCTAGGCATCAGCTGCACAACCTCAACCGCAGAAGAAACCCAAAAGCAACTGCCCAAGGCGCATGTAGTGAAAGCCTTCAACACCGTGTTTGCACCCAACCAAGCCACCGCCAAAATAGGAAACCAACAGCTAACCGCCTTCATCGCAGGCGACGACGCCCAAGCCAAACAGACCGTGATGCAGTTAACCCGCGACATGGGTTTTGACCCCGTTGACTGTGGCTCATTGAAGTCCGCAAGGTACCTTGAAGCAATGGGAATACTCATCATTAACCTTGCCTACAAGTTCGGCAGGGGCACAAACATCGGCTACAGGCTGCTGGGCACCTGA
- a CDS encoding MFS transporter, whose product MVDDKPGDSALSASKSALSVLFSVVFLDNLGYAIVVPYLYFYVQALGGDTFLYGILLGAYSLMSFIFTPLVARLSDRYGRRKILLAALAVACFSYFIFGVASSIWVLFLGRMLSGTTAATVPVAQAYVADVTSKTARLRYLGLLGAAAGIAFVFGPAIGGTLSALYGYGVPSFLASGLALGNLVSAYFLLPEPTSFSIKRTVVTSKALLDALKQRRIVLLLSVYFLFFVAFVFMQSTLSPWLQLVFGFGAFQTGLVFFFFGGISVLTQGVLLPVFNRKLGQLALTLLGVAIFVGGMLVLSATSDLAVLLALAAVLSVGFGIQFASINTLISVNTPEDAQGGALGVAWAIAGAAQTVAPVLAASAFTFGASVGFAGLAFLVSGLVSAVTLPLLWAFKKSA is encoded by the coding sequence TTGGTAGATGACAAACCTGGCGACAGCGCCCTCTCCGCCAGCAAATCCGCCCTATCCGTGCTTTTCTCCGTGGTTTTCCTCGATAACTTAGGCTACGCCATAGTGGTCCCCTACCTCTACTTCTACGTGCAGGCCCTGGGCGGCGACACCTTCCTCTACGGCATACTGCTGGGCGCCTACAGTCTGATGTCCTTTATCTTTACGCCTCTAGTCGCGAGGCTAAGTGACCGCTATGGCAGAAGAAAAATTCTCCTCGCCGCCTTGGCAGTGGCATGCTTTAGCTACTTCATCTTTGGCGTCGCCTCCTCGATTTGGGTGCTGTTTTTAGGCAGAATGCTTTCGGGAACCACCGCCGCCACCGTACCCGTCGCGCAAGCCTACGTTGCAGACGTAACCTCCAAGACGGCGCGGCTGCGTTACCTGGGCTTGCTGGGCGCCGCGGCGGGCATCGCGTTTGTCTTCGGCCCAGCCATCGGCGGAACCCTTAGCGCACTCTACGGGTATGGGGTGCCCTCGTTTTTGGCTTCTGGTCTCGCCCTCGGCAACTTGGTTTCTGCATATTTTCTGCTGCCTGAACCCACCAGCTTCAGCATAAAAAGAACCGTCGTCACCTCCAAAGCACTCCTCGACGCTCTAAAGCAACGCCGCATAGTGCTGCTTCTCTCGGTTTACTTTCTGTTCTTTGTAGCCTTCGTGTTTATGCAGTCGACGCTTTCGCCTTGGTTGCAGCTGGTTTTCGGTTTTGGCGCCTTCCAAACGGGCCTTGTCTTCTTTTTCTTCGGAGGCATCAGCGTCTTAACGCAGGGTGTGCTTTTGCCTGTTTTTAACAGAAAACTGGGTCAACTTGCCTTAACACTTCTGGGAGTAGCTATCTTTGTTGGGGGGATGCTGGTTTTGTCGGCTACATCTGATTTAGCGGTGCTTTTAGCCCTCGCCGCCGTTTTGTCAGTGGGTTTTGGAATCCAGTTCGCCAGCATTAACACTCTGATTTCGGTGAATACGCCTGAGGATGCGCAGGGCGGCGCGTTGGGGGTGGCTTGGGCGATTGCGGGGGCAGCGCAGACGGTGGCGCCCGTTTTGGCGGCGAGTGCCTTCACGTTTGGGGCTTCCGTGGGGTTTGCGGGGTTGGCTTTTCTGGTGTCGGGGCTGGTTTCGGCGGTGACGCTGCCGCTGCTCTGGGCATTTAAAAAATCTGCTTAG
- a CDS encoding site-2 protease family protein, producing MRYSFKIGSAWGIPIELHFTFLLLIVAVLALSIYSLSFYTFFIVLFLFIFVFFHELAHSIVARRYGIKVRKIVLYPIGGVSEIEEIPDNPSQEWRMAIAGPLTSLLLGLALLTAALILSPQLLPYVVTLRVTGSFLFDLAILNVLLGLFNLIPAFPMDGGRVFRALLAGRMKYSDATRWAVNLGRVLGIAMVVVGFIFPDYFLLIIVGLFVYIGASEEGEQTIISTKLAGIRVKDVMQSEVGYVYPEQSIAEALEVMFKNRYHDVPVMKDGVFIGLVTWTELMKVQTQQRESLKVAQMPLMKIHVYLDDSILEANKIIIREKIDLIPVVERENPEKVVGALTSEAIANAYEQARNR from the coding sequence ATGAGGTATTCTTTCAAGATAGGGTCAGCATGGGGAATACCCATCGAGCTGCACTTCACCTTCCTGCTTCTCATAGTGGCGGTGCTGGCTCTCTCCATCTACAGCCTCAGCTTCTACACCTTCTTCATCGTGCTGTTCCTCTTCATATTCGTGTTTTTCCATGAACTAGCCCACTCAATCGTCGCCCGCCGCTACGGCATCAAAGTCCGCAAAATCGTCCTCTACCCCATCGGCGGCGTCTCGGAAATCGAGGAGATCCCCGATAATCCCTCGCAGGAATGGCGTATGGCAATAGCTGGGCCCCTGACTAGCCTGCTTCTCGGCTTAGCCCTGCTGACGGCTGCCCTGATTTTATCGCCTCAGCTTCTTCCCTACGTCGTCACTTTAAGGGTCACCGGCAGCTTCCTCTTTGACCTCGCCATCCTAAACGTGCTCTTGGGGCTATTCAACCTGATTCCAGCGTTCCCCATGGATGGCGGCAGGGTTTTCCGCGCGTTGCTGGCGGGGCGCATGAAGTACTCTGATGCTACCCGCTGGGCCGTCAACTTGGGCAGGGTGCTGGGAATCGCCATGGTTGTTGTCGGCTTCATCTTTCCCGATTACTTCCTGTTAATCATCGTTGGCTTATTCGTCTACATCGGCGCCAGCGAGGAAGGCGAACAAACCATCATATCCACCAAGCTGGCAGGCATCCGAGTGAAAGATGTTATGCAATCCGAAGTAGGCTACGTCTACCCCGAGCAAAGCATAGCTGAAGCCTTAGAAGTCATGTTTAAAAACCGCTACCACGACGTCCCCGTCATGAAAGACGGCGTCTTCATTGGCCTCGTCACATGGACCGAGCTTATGAAGGTGCAGACTCAGCAGCGGGAAAGCCTAAAAGTGGCGCAGATGCCGCTGATGAAAATCCATGTTTACCTTGACGACTCGATTCTGGAAGCCAACAAAATCATCATCCGCGAAAAAATCGACCTTATACCCGTCGTGGAGAGGGAGAACCCTGAGAAAGTGGTGGGTGCCCTGACAAGCGAAGCCATCGCCAACGCCTACGAGCAAGCCCGAAACCGCTAG